A window of the Halopseudomonas phragmitis genome harbors these coding sequences:
- a CDS encoding NAD(P)-dependent alcohol dehydrogenase, with amino-acid sequence MSSMKAAVFVEPGRIEIQQRPIPDIGPTDALLRVTTTTICGTDVHILKGEYPVKPGLIIGHEPVGVIEKLGNAVSGYHIGQRVIAGAITPCGQCHPCLDGHSSQCGGHAMGGWQLGNSIDGCQAEYVRIPNAQANLTPVPDGLSDEQVLMCPDIMSTGFGGAESGHIRIGDTVAIFAQGPIGLCATAGAKLMGATRIIVVDGVNERLEVAKRLGADITINFKEQDPLVVIREQTQGAGVDVAIEALGTQQTFESCLRALKPGGTLSSLGVYSGKLSMPLDAIAAGLGDHTIVTTLCPGGKERMRRLMEVVASGRVDLTAMVTHRFKLDDIVAAYELFSHQRDGVLKVAITP; translated from the coding sequence ATGAGCAGCATGAAAGCCGCGGTTTTCGTTGAACCCGGCCGCATCGAAATTCAGCAGCGCCCCATCCCCGACATCGGCCCGACCGACGCTCTTCTACGCGTGACCACGACGACCATTTGCGGCACCGATGTACACATTCTCAAAGGCGAGTACCCGGTCAAGCCCGGTTTGATCATTGGCCACGAACCGGTTGGCGTGATCGAAAAGCTTGGCAATGCAGTTAGCGGCTACCACATCGGTCAACGGGTCATTGCCGGGGCCATTACCCCCTGCGGTCAATGTCACCCCTGCCTGGATGGACACTCAAGTCAGTGCGGCGGGCATGCCATGGGTGGCTGGCAACTGGGTAACAGCATCGACGGCTGCCAGGCCGAATACGTGCGTATCCCCAACGCCCAGGCCAACCTGACCCCAGTCCCGGACGGTCTGAGCGACGAGCAGGTCCTGATGTGCCCGGACATCATGAGTACCGGTTTTGGCGGCGCTGAAAGTGGTCATATCCGCATTGGCGACACTGTGGCGATCTTTGCCCAGGGGCCAATAGGACTGTGTGCCACCGCTGGCGCCAAACTGATGGGAGCGACCCGGATCATCGTGGTCGACGGCGTCAATGAGCGCCTGGAGGTTGCCAAGCGACTGGGCGCGGATATCACGATCAACTTCAAGGAACAGGATCCCTTGGTCGTGATTCGGGAACAGACCCAGGGCGCTGGGGTAGATGTTGCGATTGAAGCACTCGGCACCCAGCAAACCTTCGAGTCCTGTCTGCGCGCGCTGAAGCCCGGCGGCACTCTATCCAGTCTCGGAGTCTATTCGGGCAAGTTGTCGATGCCACTTGACGCCATTGCTGCAGGCCTGGGCGATCACACCATAGTGACCACGCTATGCCCTGGCGGCAAAGAGCGCATGCGGCGTTTGATGGAAGTTGTCGCATCAGGACGGGTCGACCTGACGGCCATGGTTACCCACCGCTTCAAGCTCGACGACATTGTCGCCGCCTATGAGCTGTTCAGCCATCAGCGCGATGGGGTACTCAAGGTGGCCATCACCCCGTAA
- the bfr gene encoding bacterioferritin — protein sequence MKGDKKVIQHLNTILGNELVAINQYFLHARMLQDWGLDKLGDHEYHESIDEMKHADMLIKRILFLEGLPNLQDLGKLLIGENTREILECDLKLEMKGIPDLKAAIAYCESVGDYGSRDLCEQILNSEEEHVDWLETQLGLINAVGLENYQQSQMS from the coding sequence ATGAAAGGCGACAAGAAAGTCATCCAGCATCTCAATACCATTCTTGGCAACGAACTGGTTGCCATCAACCAGTATTTTCTCCATGCGCGCATGCTGCAGGACTGGGGGCTGGACAAGCTTGGCGACCACGAGTATCACGAATCCATTGACGAAATGAAGCATGCCGACATGCTGATCAAGCGGATACTGTTTCTCGAAGGCCTACCCAATCTGCAGGATCTGGGCAAGCTGCTGATCGGTGAGAACACTCGGGAAATCCTCGAGTGCGACCTCAAGCTGGAAATGAAAGGCATCCCGGACCTCAAAGCGGCCATCGCTTACTGTGAAAGCGTTGGCGACTACGGTAGCCGCGATCTGTGCGAACAGATCCTCAACTCCGAAGAGGAACATGTCGACTGGCTGGAAACCCAGCTCGGCCTGATCAACGCGGTTGGTCTGGAGAATTACCAGCAGTCGCAAATGAGCTGA
- a CDS encoding bacterioferritin-associated ferredoxin, translating to MYVCLCKGVTDRQIRDAINSGACSMRDLRESLDVASQCGKCGRDCKSLLNETLLAGQAAAMAGDSLWVAA from the coding sequence ATGTACGTCTGTCTGTGCAAAGGGGTTACCGACCGTCAGATTCGCGATGCGATCAATAGTGGCGCATGCAGCATGCGCGATCTGCGTGAGTCTCTGGATGTCGCCAGTCAATGCGGAAAATGCGGGCGCGATTGTAAGTCCCTGCTGAATGAAACATTGCTGGCCGGTCAGGCCGCGGCCATGGCCGGCGACTCGCTCTGGGTCGCCGCCTGA
- a CDS encoding anti-virulence regulator CigR family protein: MPVNKLMTARHCTLFLALSLCAGSVLAQPPHARGQAGHHQYQTTHNHSSSRVVIEEAVIRTILRDNHMYVGQVDSLPPGIRKNLARGKPLPPGIAKQLDSRLVAQLPHYPGYDWRRVGRDLVLIAVTTAVVEAILDNVF, translated from the coding sequence ATGCCCGTGAACAAACTCATGACCGCGCGCCATTGCACCCTGTTTCTAGCCCTCAGCCTATGTGCCGGCAGCGTATTGGCGCAGCCGCCGCATGCGCGTGGCCAGGCGGGACACCACCAGTATCAAACTACCCATAACCACTCCAGCTCACGGGTGGTTATCGAAGAAGCCGTAATCCGCACTATCCTGCGCGACAACCATATGTATGTTGGCCAGGTCGACAGCCTGCCACCAGGCATCCGGAAGAATCTGGCCCGAGGCAAGCCCCTTCCCCCGGGAATCGCCAAACAGTTGGATAGCCGCCTGGTCGCCCAACTACCCCACTACCCCGGCTACGACTGGCGTCGGGTAGGCCGCGATCTGGTGCTGATAGCAGTCACTACTGCAGTTGTAGAAGCTATTCTGGACAATGTTTTTTGA
- a CDS encoding MFS transporter, protein MSQSGVLKRSTILVHGSVGMPLAVIGYPLVVYLPPFYAQEVGLNMALMALVLVIARMSDVITDPLIGTLSDRWQTRLGRRKPWLLMGMPLMLLGTVMIFMPPEGAGIGHLLVWTVIMYLGWTMVTLPYGAWGAELSPAYHQRSRVTAAREGFVLVGLFLAALAPAIVQRLGAKFQAGETDGAVMQFAVWLLGSDGQLSIGYGPILAAMAWMLLILLPLTVLLVVTTVKEAPPKSVQRTDWRKGLRVLKNNGPFKRMMLILLIVVTGESFRNALSVFFMQHVIQIQAHIGMMYLLYFGVGILGIPFWLIAGKRIGKHRAFCVAVAVSSLSIIGMFFLQAGQLLPFAIMFALKGFCFAAFQFLPLSMLADIVDLDTARSKEHRTGLFFAMSGMAHKLAMAIGLGLSLGLLALVGFDAQAAEHSDGQLMALRVLYILGPVMLYMTAFAISWRYPLTSDRQERIHQWIVRRNRRLGLASH, encoded by the coding sequence ATGAGTCAGTCTGGCGTTCTCAAGCGCTCCACCATCCTGGTTCACGGTTCCGTGGGCATGCCATTGGCAGTGATCGGTTACCCACTGGTGGTTTACCTGCCACCGTTTTACGCCCAGGAAGTTGGGCTCAACATGGCCTTGATGGCGCTAGTGCTGGTCATCGCTCGCATGTCCGATGTCATCACCGATCCGTTGATCGGCACCCTCAGTGACCGCTGGCAAACCCGGCTGGGGCGGCGCAAACCCTGGCTGCTGATGGGGATGCCGCTGATGCTGCTGGGTACGGTGATGATTTTCATGCCACCCGAGGGGGCTGGGATTGGCCATCTGCTGGTCTGGACCGTGATCATGTATCTGGGGTGGACCATGGTTACCTTGCCCTATGGTGCCTGGGGCGCTGAGCTTTCGCCCGCATACCACCAGCGCAGTCGGGTTACTGCTGCACGGGAGGGATTTGTGCTGGTAGGCCTGTTTCTTGCCGCCTTGGCTCCGGCCATCGTTCAGCGCCTGGGGGCCAAGTTTCAGGCCGGCGAGACTGACGGGGCTGTCATGCAGTTTGCGGTCTGGCTGCTGGGCAGTGATGGTCAGCTCAGTATCGGTTATGGTCCGATTCTGGCAGCGATGGCCTGGATGCTGTTGATTTTGCTGCCGTTGACCGTGCTGCTGGTGGTCACTACGGTCAAGGAAGCACCGCCTAAGTCAGTGCAGCGCACCGACTGGCGCAAGGGGTTGCGGGTACTGAAGAATAACGGCCCGTTCAAGCGCATGATGCTGATTCTGCTGATCGTGGTAACCGGTGAGTCATTCCGCAATGCACTGTCGGTTTTTTTCATGCAGCACGTTATTCAGATTCAGGCCCATATCGGCATGATGTACTTGCTGTACTTCGGGGTCGGTATTCTGGGGATTCCATTCTGGCTGATCGCCGGTAAACGTATCGGCAAGCACCGGGCGTTTTGTGTCGCGGTAGCAGTGTCGAGCCTGAGTATCATAGGTATGTTCTTCCTGCAGGCCGGCCAGTTGCTGCCGTTCGCCATCATGTTCGCGCTCAAGGGCTTCTGTTTTGCCGCCTTCCAGTTCCTGCCGCTGTCGATGCTGGCGGATATCGTTGATCTGGATACAGCCCGTAGCAAGGAGCATCGGACCGGGTTGTTCTTCGCCATGTCCGGCATGGCCCATAAACTGGCGATGGCGATCGGTCTGGGGTTGTCGCTTGGGCTGCTGGCGCTGGTCGGTTTCGATGCCCAGGCTGCTGAGCATAGCGACGGGCAACTGATGGCCTTGCGGGTGCTGTACATCCTTGGGCCGGTCATGTTGTATATGACCGCTTTCGCTATTTCCTGGCGCTATCCGCTGACCTCGGATCGTCAGGAGCGGATTCATCAATGGATTGTACGGCGTAACCGTCGTTTGGGGCTGGCTTCGCACTGA
- a CDS encoding MFS transporter — protein MAQPSQFSLLASRRFLPYFLTQLFGAFNDNLFKQALILAILYKLSFSGDSNLLINLCALLFILPFFLFSALGGQFGEKFAKDALIRVIKGGEILIMLLGAVSVLFGSLPLMLLVLFAMGTQSALFGPVKYSILPQHLREEELVGGNALVEMGTFLAILGGTLYAGILMAGDGWAVWVGGSVVAVALFGFVTSLGIPRAAAALPGLKLDWNILRQSWAIMHLGLVKQVPSVSRSLLGNSWFWFLGATYLTQIPGFAKDYLHGDESVVTLILMVFSVGIALGSMLCERLSGRKVEIGLVPFGSLGLTLFGLLLWWGAGSVEAASVEYTWLGLMSQPAAWWVMSCILGLGVFGGFYIVPLYALIQARTRDEERARVIAANNILNALFMVLSAVTAIALLTQAGLSIPELFLVISLMNVAVNVYIFKVVPEFTMRFLVWLLSHSMYRVSHDNLEAIPDDGACVLVCNHVSFVDALLIGGAVRRPVRFVMYYKIYNLPVLNFIFRTAGTVPIAARHEDEQVYEEAFRRIGEYLEAGEVVCIFPEGKLTGNGEINEFRNGIARIIEEHPVPVIPMALRGLWGSFFSRAPDKGFFRRFWSRVGLVAGVPLAPEQVTSQDLQQQVSQLRGEGR, from the coding sequence ATGGCACAACCCTCGCAATTCTCCCTGCTGGCCAGCAGGCGTTTTCTGCCTTACTTCCTCACCCAGTTATTTGGGGCTTTCAACGATAATTTGTTCAAGCAGGCGCTGATCCTGGCGATCCTGTACAAGCTCAGTTTTTCGGGTGATAGCAATCTACTGATCAACCTGTGCGCGTTGCTCTTCATTCTGCCGTTCTTCCTGTTTTCGGCACTGGGAGGTCAGTTCGGCGAGAAGTTTGCCAAGGATGCCCTGATCCGGGTAATCAAGGGCGGCGAGATCCTGATCATGCTGTTGGGGGCTGTCAGCGTGCTGTTTGGCAGCCTGCCACTGATGCTGCTGGTACTGTTCGCCATGGGGACTCAGTCAGCCCTGTTCGGCCCGGTCAAATATTCGATCCTGCCTCAGCACCTGCGAGAAGAGGAACTGGTTGGCGGGAACGCATTGGTGGAAATGGGCACCTTTCTGGCGATTTTGGGCGGCACCCTGTATGCCGGCATCCTCATGGCTGGCGATGGCTGGGCTGTCTGGGTCGGCGGGTCGGTAGTGGCGGTAGCACTTTTCGGGTTTGTGACCAGCCTGGGTATTCCCAGGGCTGCGGCAGCCTTACCGGGGCTGAAGCTGGACTGGAATATTTTGCGCCAGTCCTGGGCCATCATGCATCTGGGGTTGGTCAAGCAGGTGCCTTCGGTATCGCGCTCGCTGCTGGGCAACTCCTGGTTCTGGTTTCTCGGGGCGACCTATCTGACCCAGATTCCCGGGTTCGCCAAGGATTATCTGCACGGCGATGAAAGTGTGGTAACCCTGATTTTGATGGTGTTTTCCGTGGGTATCGCGCTGGGCTCAATGCTGTGTGAGCGCTTGTCCGGACGCAAGGTGGAAATCGGTCTGGTGCCATTCGGCTCATTGGGCTTGACCCTGTTCGGCCTGCTGCTGTGGTGGGGCGCCGGGAGTGTTGAGGCTGCCAGCGTCGAGTACACCTGGCTGGGTCTGATGAGCCAGCCAGCCGCCTGGTGGGTGATGAGCTGCATTCTCGGTCTGGGAGTATTCGGTGGTTTCTACATCGTTCCACTGTATGCGCTGATCCAGGCCCGTACCCGCGATGAAGAACGGGCCCGGGTGATTGCTGCGAACAATATCCTCAATGCTTTGTTCATGGTGCTGTCGGCGGTTACCGCGATTGCGTTGTTGACCCAGGCGGGCTTGTCGATCCCTGAGCTGTTTTTGGTCATTTCGCTGATGAACGTGGCGGTCAATGTCTACATCTTCAAGGTCGTGCCCGAGTTCACCATGCGTTTTCTGGTATGGCTGCTCAGCCACTCCATGTACCGGGTTTCGCATGACAATCTGGAGGCGATTCCGGACGACGGAGCTTGCGTGCTGGTCTGCAATCACGTGTCTTTCGTTGATGCTTTGCTGATCGGCGGCGCAGTGCGCCGACCGGTGCGCTTCGTGATGTACTACAAGATCTACAATTTACCTGTGCTGAACTTCATTTTCCGCACCGCCGGCACTGTGCCGATTGCGGCCCGGCATGAGGATGAGCAGGTGTATGAAGAGGCTTTTCGGCGTATTGGTGAATATCTGGAAGCAGGGGAAGTAGTCTGCATCTTCCCGGAGGGCAAGCTGACCGGTAACGGCGAGATCAATGAGTTTCGCAATGGCATCGCGCGCATCATTGAAGAGCACCCGGTGCCGGTGATTCCCATGGCTCTGCGTGGGCTGTGGGGCAGTTTCTTCAGCCGCGCCCCGGACAAAGGCTTTTTTCGCCGCTTCTGGTCGCGAGTGGGGCTGGTGGCGGGTGTGCCTCTGGCGCCGGAGCAGGTCACCAGTCAGGACTTGCAACAACAGGTCAGCCAGTTGCGTGGCGAGGGACGCTAA
- a CDS encoding DUF2157 domain-containing protein: MMGLRERDQLHRWVESGRLGAEQWQQLERLGWHQPDSRQWRNLLDRLLALAGVLLLAVGLIFFLAWNWDDLHRFAKLGLAVGALTTFTALAGYAAPYSSLQRAMLLGCALTSGALLALIGQTYQTGADIWQLFAAWAVLMLPWALLSRSAVCWGLWLLVCNLALLRFFISMPMFQLFWGFGQADGLLMLGLFNLAVLLLFEWLEPYLLCRPARLIQRLAGLLLLAAWTPGGLLGWWESGFAAVLLVLLVVCAVGIVGYLYLRRDLPLLALQLFCLIIVGASGLARGLEALDGFMLFNILGGYLLLSSALASIWLHRLYREGRG; this comes from the coding sequence ATGATGGGGTTGCGCGAGCGTGATCAGTTGCACCGCTGGGTCGAGAGCGGCCGGCTCGGAGCCGAGCAGTGGCAACAGTTGGAGCGCCTGGGCTGGCATCAGCCGGACTCCCGACAATGGCGCAACCTGCTTGATCGTCTGCTGGCGCTGGCCGGGGTTTTGCTGCTGGCTGTCGGGCTGATTTTCTTTCTGGCCTGGAACTGGGATGACCTGCACCGGTTTGCCAAGCTGGGGCTGGCTGTCGGGGCGCTGACAACGTTCACTGCACTAGCTGGTTACGCCGCGCCCTATTCATCGTTGCAACGTGCCATGCTGCTGGGCTGCGCCCTGACCAGCGGTGCCTTGCTGGCGTTGATCGGGCAGACCTATCAGACCGGGGCTGATATCTGGCAATTGTTTGCTGCCTGGGCTGTGTTGATGTTGCCCTGGGCGCTGCTGTCGCGTTCGGCAGTCTGTTGGGGGCTGTGGTTGCTGGTTTGTAATCTGGCGTTGCTGCGTTTCTTCATCAGCATGCCGATGTTTCAACTGTTCTGGGGTTTTGGCCAGGCTGACGGCTTGCTGATGCTGGGGTTGTTCAATCTCGCGGTACTGCTGCTGTTCGAGTGGCTTGAACCGTACCTGCTTTGCCGCCCTGCGCGGTTGATTCAGCGCTTGGCAGGCTTGCTGTTGCTGGCGGCCTGGACACCAGGGGGCTTGCTAGGCTGGTGGGAAAGTGGGTTTGCTGCGGTGTTGCTGGTTTTGCTGGTGGTGTGCGCGGTTGGGATAGTGGGCTATCTGTATCTGCGCCGGGATCTGCCATTGCTGGCCTTGCAGCTGTTCTGCCTGATCATTGTCGGAGCTTCGGGGCTGGCACGCGGGCTGGAGGCTTTGGATGGCTTCATGCTGTTCAATATCCTGGGTGGCTATCTGCTGCTCAGCAGTGCACTGGCTTCGATCTGGTTACATCGCTTGTACCGGGAGGGGCGGGGATGA
- a CDS encoding DUF4401 domain-containing protein: MKQAWLDNLLKAMGRERLIDSAQHQGLLELEGSPWWLSLLLGAAAWLSALMIGGAFFMPVMLLADGPWGQMLVGVLMLGASVWLFRQPGLFSAQLALAFSLSGQLIVMIALVQGLDLPTYRLSYPALISALLAAALFWMPATALHRMLCALLVLGNIAVLIGAGPALALYGLLLAGAAVVGWLARAHWALAGLAQWLRPLLNAATLVALVLMLFGHQSVMEMLWQRLGTGTVHHWLPLFYRLGAGLLLLGVGLWLLRNSGRQRLLLLVPLLLLCLLLNQAPGLLVSAALGLAAWQAGSRLWSVVAPVFALGYLGELYYNLHLSLLDKSLVLVLSGMGLLVLRWLALRWIGRLS; the protein is encoded by the coding sequence ATGAAGCAGGCCTGGCTGGATAACTTGCTCAAGGCCATGGGGCGTGAGCGCCTGATTGATTCTGCCCAACACCAGGGGCTGCTGGAGCTGGAGGGTTCGCCCTGGTGGCTGTCGCTTTTGCTTGGCGCTGCCGCCTGGTTGTCGGCGCTGATGATCGGTGGTGCTTTTTTCATGCCGGTGATGCTGCTGGCTGATGGCCCCTGGGGGCAGATGCTGGTTGGGGTGTTGATGCTGGGAGCGAGTGTCTGGCTGTTTCGTCAGCCGGGCTTGTTCTCCGCCCAGTTGGCTCTGGCCTTTTCTCTTAGTGGCCAGTTGATTGTGATGATTGCCTTGGTGCAAGGACTGGATTTGCCAACATACCGGTTGAGTTACCCGGCGCTGATCAGCGCGCTGTTGGCAGCAGCTCTGTTCTGGATGCCCGCAACAGCGCTGCACCGTATGCTTTGCGCTTTGCTGGTATTGGGAAATATCGCAGTGCTGATTGGCGCCGGTCCAGCGCTGGCGCTATATGGCCTGCTACTGGCGGGCGCAGCGGTGGTTGGCTGGTTGGCTCGCGCGCATTGGGCGTTGGCCGGTCTGGCGCAATGGCTCAGGCCTCTGCTCAATGCGGCCACGCTGGTTGCTCTGGTGTTAATGCTGTTCGGCCATCAAAGCGTCATGGAAATGCTCTGGCAACGCCTGGGCACGGGTACGGTGCATCACTGGCTGCCACTGTTCTATCGTCTGGGTGCAGGGCTGCTGTTGCTCGGAGTGGGGTTGTGGTTACTAAGAAACAGCGGGCGCCAGCGGCTGCTCTTGTTGGTGCCACTGTTGCTGCTATGTCTGTTGCTCAACCAGGCACCGGGCCTGCTGGTTAGCGCCGCCCTGGGGCTGGCTGCCTGGCAGGCAGGAAGCCGGCTCTGGAGTGTCGTGGCGCCGGTGTTTGCGCTGGGATATCTGGGGGAGCTGTACTACAACTTGCATTTGAGCTTGCTGGATAAGTCGCTGGTTTTGGTACTCAGCGGCATGGGATTACTGGTGCTGCGCTGGTTGGCGTTGCGCTGGATTGGGAGGCTGTCATGA
- a CDS encoding GDYXXLXY domain-containing protein, translated as MTRSWQRLGMFAAWLLVVAVALAAVWGHERTLRDGHVVLLELAPVDPRSLMQGDYMALRFAVDLQLHQADGWPDEEGVAPRFAWLVLDQQQRGRLQAVADELPDTEALLAMRIRRQDGGYSVGPNAFFFQEGTAERYEAARWGGFRVRADGTALLQALYDAELELIGSNQR; from the coding sequence ATGACTCGAAGCTGGCAACGGCTGGGCATGTTTGCTGCCTGGCTGCTGGTGGTTGCGGTAGCCCTGGCTGCTGTCTGGGGGCATGAGCGCACCTTGCGTGATGGGCATGTGGTCTTGCTTGAACTGGCCCCGGTAGACCCGCGCTCGCTGATGCAGGGTGACTATATGGCGCTGCGCTTCGCAGTTGACCTGCAGCTTCATCAGGCCGATGGTTGGCCTGACGAGGAGGGGGTAGCGCCACGGTTCGCTTGGCTTGTTCTTGATCAGCAGCAGCGTGGGCGGTTACAGGCTGTAGCTGATGAATTACCCGATACCGAAGCGCTCCTGGCTATGCGCATACGGCGTCAGGATGGTGGTTATAGCGTAGGCCCCAATGCCTTCTTCTTTCAGGAAGGAACGGCTGAGCGCTATGAAGCGGCTCGCTGGGGTGGCTTCCGGGTTCGTGCTGACGGAACGGCGTTGCTGCAGGCGCTCTATGATGCCGAACTGGAGTTGATCGGCAGCAACCAGCGCTGA
- a CDS encoding SDR family oxidoreductase: MELSGKVVVITGASSGIGAATATHLAGLGARVVLGARRAARLEALAADIHQAGGEALWQETDVTNRDQVRALVELAVQRYGRLDVLINNAGLMAVGSIHKLAVDEWERMVDINLKGVLHGVAAALPVFQQQQAGHLINLGSLASHKVAPGGAVYSATKFAVRALTEGLRQECPNIRCSLISPGAIATELPYGSSDERAVRALEQAYQIALPAESVAQTIAWTLAQPAEVDINEIIIRPTVQPF, from the coding sequence ATGGAACTCAGTGGCAAGGTCGTCGTGATCACCGGCGCCAGCAGTGGTATAGGCGCAGCAACAGCCACTCACCTGGCCGGCCTCGGGGCCCGGGTCGTGCTGGGCGCGCGGCGCGCGGCACGGCTGGAGGCGCTGGCCGCCGATATTCACCAGGCCGGTGGTGAAGCATTGTGGCAAGAGACCGATGTGACCAATCGCGATCAGGTTCGCGCTCTGGTTGAACTGGCCGTACAGCGCTACGGCCGGCTGGATGTGTTGATCAATAATGCCGGCCTGATGGCGGTTGGTTCGATCCACAAACTGGCGGTTGATGAGTGGGAGCGAATGGTTGATATCAATCTCAAGGGGGTGCTGCATGGGGTGGCGGCGGCATTGCCGGTCTTTCAGCAGCAACAGGCCGGGCATCTGATCAATCTGGGGTCACTGGCTTCGCACAAGGTGGCGCCTGGCGGAGCCGTTTACAGCGCCACCAAGTTTGCTGTCCGGGCTCTGACTGAAGGGCTGCGTCAGGAGTGCCCGAACATTCGCTGCAGTCTGATATCGCCGGGCGCCATCGCCACTGAGCTGCCCTACGGCAGTTCTGACGAGAGGGCCGTCAGGGCGCTGGAACAGGCCTATCAGATTGCCTTGCCCGCAGAGTCGGTGGCCCAGACGATTGCCTGGACGCTGGCTCAGCCGGCTGAGGTGGATATCAACGAAATCATCATCCGCCCCACCGTGCAGCCGTTCTGA
- a CDS encoding FKBP-type peptidyl-prolyl cis-trans isomerase — protein MQIANNTVVQFHYTLSDASGEIESSYKHEPVLYLHGQAGLIDGLVEALEGRQAGDSFSVTIPAEKAYGQPRENATQKVQVKYLQGAKKWKPGMVAVLQTERGPVQVTVTKVGLKQVEVDTNHPLAGKELTFAIEILDVRAATEEEIAHGHAHGVGGHQH, from the coding sequence ATGCAGATCGCCAACAATACCGTTGTCCAGTTTCACTACACCCTGTCCGATGCCAGTGGCGAGATCGAAAGCTCGTACAAACATGAGCCAGTGCTCTACCTGCACGGCCAGGCCGGCCTGATTGACGGTTTGGTCGAGGCCCTGGAAGGCCGCCAGGCCGGCGACAGCTTCAGCGTCACCATTCCCGCTGAAAAGGCCTACGGCCAGCCGCGCGAAAACGCCACCCAGAAAGTCCAGGTCAAGTACCTGCAAGGCGCCAAAAAGTGGAAACCCGGCATGGTCGCCGTTCTGCAAACCGAACGCGGTCCGGTCCAGGTTACTGTGACCAAGGTCGGCCTCAAGCAGGTGGAAGTGGATACCAACCACCCACTGGCCGGCAAGGAGCTGACCTTCGCCATCGAGATTCTCGATGTCCGCGCCGCCACCGAAGAAGAAATTGCCCACGGGCACGCCCATGGCGTAGGCGGCCACCAGCACTGA
- the msrA gene encoding peptide-methionine (S)-S-oxide reductase MsrA produces MPWLMLILTLLCITPTHANQALTEGPPGTQMAVFAGGCFWCTEADFDKLPGVAETISGYIGGDAQSANYPMVSAGRTEHIEAVAVFYDPQQTSFASLVEAYWPTIDPLTANAQFCDRGRQYRSALFYANEHQRAVLETSRQALTDSGRFARPIVTEILPQTAFYPAEEYHQDYYLKNPLRYNFYRSRCGRDARLKELWGEPAKR; encoded by the coding sequence ATGCCCTGGCTAATGCTGATCCTGACCCTGCTGTGTATCACCCCGACCCACGCCAACCAGGCCCTGACGGAAGGTCCGCCTGGCACCCAAATGGCAGTCTTCGCTGGCGGCTGTTTCTGGTGTACCGAAGCCGATTTCGACAAGCTGCCTGGCGTGGCCGAAACCATCTCCGGCTATATCGGCGGCGACGCCCAAAGCGCCAACTATCCAATGGTCTCGGCCGGCCGCACCGAGCATATCGAAGCGGTAGCGGTGTTCTACGATCCGCAGCAGACCAGCTTCGCCAGCCTGGTCGAAGCCTATTGGCCGACCATTGATCCGTTGACCGCCAACGCCCAGTTCTGCGACCGTGGCCGGCAATACCGCAGTGCGCTGTTCTATGCCAACGAACACCAGCGTGCAGTGCTGGAAACCTCGCGCCAGGCCCTGACCGACTCGGGACGCTTTGCCCGCCCCATCGTGACCGAAATCCTGCCGCAAACGGCCTTCTATCCGGCCGAGGAGTACCACCAGGACTACTATCTGAAGAACCCCCTACGCTACAACTTCTATCGCAGCCGCTGCGGGCGCGACGCCCGCCTCAAAGAGCTCTGGGGCGAACCTGCCAAGCGCTGA
- the msrB gene encoding peptide-methionine (R)-S-oxide reductase MsrB, translated as MNRRTLLTGLASLPVLPLFSGFTLAADSPLSAQPPTRLAHPPSYWRDKVSAEAWKVLFEEATERPGSSPLDQLYAPGSYLCAACYLPLFRSEDKYDSGTGWPSFTQPIEGALGTKLDFRLLWPRTEYHCTRCGGHQGHVFNDGPAPLGKRWCNNGVALRFVPADQPLPPLRG; from the coding sequence ATGAACCGCAGAACCCTGTTGACAGGTCTGGCCAGTCTGCCGGTACTGCCGCTGTTCAGCGGTTTTACCCTGGCCGCAGACTCGCCCTTGTCCGCCCAGCCCCCTACGCGCCTTGCGCATCCACCCAGCTATTGGCGCGACAAGGTTTCGGCCGAAGCCTGGAAAGTCTTGTTCGAAGAGGCCACCGAGCGCCCCGGCAGCAGCCCGCTGGATCAGCTCTACGCACCTGGCAGCTACCTATGCGCAGCCTGTTACCTGCCGCTGTTTCGCAGCGAAGACAAGTACGACAGTGGCACCGGCTGGCCCAGTTTCACCCAACCCATTGAGGGTGCACTGGGCACCAAACTCGATTTCAGACTGCTGTGGCCACGTACCGAGTATCACTGTACCCGCTGTGGTGGCCACCAGGGCCATGTGTTCAACGATGGCCCCGCACCGCTGGGTAAACGCTGGTGCAACAATGGCGTGGCGCTACGTTTCGTGCCTGCTGACCAGCCCCTGCCGCCACTGCGAGGCTGA